From Schistocerca cancellata isolate TAMUIC-IGC-003103 chromosome 6, iqSchCanc2.1, whole genome shotgun sequence, a single genomic window includes:
- the LOC126191191 gene encoding integrator complex subunit 11, translating into MPDIKITPLGAGQDVGRSCILLSMGGKNIMLDCGMHMGYNDERRFPDFTYIAQEGPLTSYIDCVIISHFHLDHCGALPYFTEMVGYTGPIYMTHPTKAIAPILLEDMRKVAVERKGESNFFTSQNIKDCMKKVVAVTLHQSLMVDSQLEIKAYYAGHVLGAAMFWIRVGSQSVVYTGDYNMTPDRHLGAAWIDKCRPDLLITESTYATTIRDSKRCRERDFLKKVHECVDRGGKVLIPVFALGRAQELCILLETYWERMNLKVPVYFAVGLTEKANNYYKMFITWTNQKIRKTFVQRNMFDFKHIKPFDKAYIDNPGAMVVFATPGMLHAGLSLQIFKKWAPCENNMVIMPGFCVVGTVGHKILNGAKKIEFENRHIVEVKMAVEYMSFSAHADAKGIMQLIQYCEPKNVLLVHGEATKMEFLKEKIKKEFDIECFTPANGETCVINTNVKIPIDVSLSLLKAEAIKHNAQPPDPKRPRVMHGVLVVKDNAMCLMDVEEACKEAGINRHFVRFTSTLRMEDPGPASKTAEKLLQLIKSRLKDWNVQLTEASNISVESVLVKVEGSDDEQKSVYVSWDNQDEELGNYILGLLQTMGHQNVV; encoded by the coding sequence ATGCCAGATATTAAAATTACTCCACTTGGTGCTGGTCAGGATGTTGGCCGTAGTTGCATTCTACTGTCAATGGGAGGCAAAAATATTATGCTTgattgtggcatgcacatgggttaCAACGACGAAAGGAGATTTCCAGACTTCACTTACATAGCACAAGAAGGCCCTCTCACAAGCTATATAGATTGTGTTATAATTTCTCATTTTCATTTAGATCATTGCGGGGCTTTACCATATTTCACTGAAATGGTTGGGTATACAGGACCTATCTACATGACACACCCAACGAAAGCTATAGCTCCCATTCTTTTAGAGGATATGAGAAAAGTCGCTGTAGAACGTAAAggagaaagtaatttttttacgtcacaaaatattaaagactgtatgaAGAAAGTAGTGGCTGTTACTTTACACCAGTCCTTAATGGTAGATTCTCAGCTAGAAATCAAAGCCTATTATGCTGGGCATGTCCTAGGTGCCGCAATGTTCTGGATACGCGTGGGTTCTCAATCTGTAGTGTACACAGGCGATTATAATATGACACCTGACCGACATCTGGGTGCTGCTTGGATTGATAAATGTAGACCTGACCTCTTAATAACAGAATCAACTTATGCAACAACCATAAGGGATTCAAAGCGGTGCAGAGAGCGTGATTTTCTAAAAAAAGTACACGAGTGTGTAGACCGTGGTGGTAAAGTTCTTATACCAGTATTCGCCTTGGGTAGAGCTCAAGAGCTTTGTATTTTGCTGGAAACTTATTGGGAACGAATGAATCTTAAAGTGCCAGTGTATTTTGCAGTTGGACTTACAGAGAAAGCCAATAACTATTATAAGATGTTTATAACTTGGACAAATCAAAAGATACGCAAGACCTTTGTGCAGAGGAACATGTTTGATTTTAAACATATAAAACCCTTTGATAAAGCTTATATTGACAATCCAGGAGCCATGGTAGTGTTTGCCACTCCTGGGATGCTACATGCTGGTTTATCCCTTCAAATATTCAAAAAATGGGCACCATGTGAAAATAACATGGTTATAATGCCTGGATTTTGTGTTGTGGGAACAGTTGGTCATAAAATACTAAATGGTGCTAAAAAAATCGAATTCGAAAATCGTCATATAGTTGAAGTGAAAATGGCAGTGGAGTACATGTCATTTTCCGCTCATGCTGATGCAAAAGGTATTATGCAACTTATACAGTACTGTGAACCAAAAAATGTGCTATTAGTGCATGGAGAGGCAACAAAGATGGAGTttttaaaggaaaaaattaaaaaagaatttgaTATTGAGTGCTTTACACCAGCAAATGGAGAAACATGTGTCATAAACACTAATGTTAAAATACCAATTGACGTTTCTTTAAGCTTGCTCAAAGCTGAAGCCATCAAACACAATGCACAGCCTCCTGATCCAAAACGACCTCGTGTAATGCATGGTGTTCTTGTAGTGAAAGACAATGCTATGTGCCTAATGGATGTTGAAGAAGCTTGCAAGGAAGCAGGAATAAATAGACACTTTGTGAGGTTTACTTCTACACTGAGAATGGAAGATCCTGGTCCAGCGAGCAAAACAGCAGAAAAATTACTGCAGTTAATTAAGTCCCGCTTAAAAGACTGGAATGTTCAGCTGACAGAAGCCTCCAACATTTCAGTTGAATCTGTACTAGTTAAGGTTGAAGGCTCTGATGATGAACAGAAGAGTGTTTATGTGTCATGGGACAATCAAGATGAGGAGCTTGGAAATTACATTTTAGGTCTACTACAAACAATGGGCCATCAGAATGTTGTGTGA